Genomic window (Flavobacteriales bacterium):
ATCGAACAAGTTGTCCGGATGAGCCCTGGATAGAACGCCGTGTCCCGGGCCAACGACTGGAAAGCGAGACAGATTTGACGGAGGGTGGAGGCTCAAGGAGCGTGAATTGGCCGAAGGCCGGCTTTGCTTCACCGCCTCGGCTCCAGGTACACGAGGCCCGCCGGCAAGTGGTAGGTGATGTTGAACTCGTTCAGCAGCCCCTGGCCGATGAGGCCGTCGCAAGCCTGCCGTGAAGCTGCATTCACCGGATCCACCTGGTACACCACGGGCACCTTACGCCAGCTACGCCCTTGTACACGTGCACGGGCCAGCTTGCCATGGCGGTTGTGTGTGATGGTGGGCTCTGCGCCGAAACCCGACGCGCCCCTGTACCGCTTGCCGGGACGCATCAGCCCATGCGCCACCACCGCGTGGTTGTAGAACGTGAGGTGGTTGTCCGCCCCGGTGTCCAACTTCACCATCACCTCGACGGTATCCTTCCGCCCACCAGGCAACACCTGCATCAGAAAGCCGTAGGTACCCGAGTCGAGTTCGGTCGCGGTGATGGCTGCGCTGCTGCCGCTGTGCACATAGGTCTTCGGGTCGTGTACGCGCATGCGCAACGCATCCAGGTCCGTGCACACCACGGCGCGACTCAGCAGGTCGACACCCAGGATCGCATCGATCGGGACGTTGTAGTGCGCACTCAGATGCCCAAGGTCCATCAGGAAAAGCTCCACGCTGTCCAGCACGAATCGTTCGCCCAGGCGCAGGCTGTTGTTCGGACTGCGTGCCGCCTTCACGGGCCTCCCCGATGTGCCGATGGCGAGCGAGTCCGTCAGTACCAGCCCGCGTTCCCGTGCCACCCGATCGTCCACCACCGTCACGCCCGCACCCGAATCGAAGAGCACATGCATGGGCGCCGGGTCATCGTTCAGGTACACCTCGATGAAGAGGAGCCTGCTGCGCATGGTCATCGGCAACTCCACCAAGGACTTTTGGGCGCTTGCGGCGAAGCAGATGAATGCTGCGATGATGAAGGACGGGAGGCGCACCGGATGAAGATACATCAAGGTCGCACTCGACAACCTGGCGAACAAGCCGACGGAAGGAAAGCGGGCGAAGATCCGGGGTTCACCCGGAGAAGCATGCCCGTGTTCTTCGGTGTGTGGGAGCCGGAGGTTGGAACGCGTCGCTTGGTGGTGGATGAGCAAAGGTGGGCGGCGGCACGGATATATGA
Coding sequences:
- a CDS encoding clan AA aspartic protease; amino-acid sequence: MRLPSFIIAAFICFAASAQKSLVELPMTMRSRLLFIEVYLNDDPAPMHVLFDSGAGVTVVDDRVARERGLVLTDSLAIGTSGRPVKAARSPNNSLRLGERFVLDSVELFLMDLGHLSAHYNVPIDAILGVDLLSRAVVCTDLDALRMRVHDPKTYVHSGSSAAITATELDSGTYGFLMQVLPGGRKDTVEVMVKLDTGADNHLTFYNHAVVAHGLMRPGKRYRGASGFGAEPTITHNRHGKLARARVQGRSWRKVPVVYQVDPVNAASRQACDGLIGQGLLNEFNITYHLPAGLVYLEPRR